CCGTCCATCGCCACATCGGTGTAGGTCCCCTCGGCCGCGAAGAACTTCAGCAGCGCCTCGGAGTCCGTGCTCCACGCGGCGGAATACGCCTTGGCGAAGCTCGGGTCGGTCGGGTGCGGTGTCGTCATCACAATTCCTTGCGTAGTCGGGCTTCCGGCCAGTGAATCTACTGGTTATTAGAAACACTGCGCGCGGAAACGGCTGTCCCACTCGAACTGGTTCTAGCTGCGAACCGTCAGTGCTACGGTGGGGTGAATTTAGTATTCATTAGATAATGAGGATTGGGAAGGTCGTTGGTCAACCACGCGAGAGCGCCCGCCCCGACCACCGCGGCGGACGTCACCGTGGCCTGGTTGACGCAGTGTCTGCAGCAGGCCGGCCATGACGTCGAGGTCACCGACTTTCGAGCGGAGTCGATCGGCAACGGCATGGTGGGTGCGGCGCAGCGCCTGATGTTGACGCTCGACGGTGTTGACGCGAGTGTCCCGGAGACGTTGGTACTCAAGTACTCGCGCGACGGGGCGGCAAGCCGGCGTACCGGCCGCGTGGGGTATGGCTTCGCGGGCCGCCCGGGCTTCTACGAACGGGAGGTGCGGTTCTACCGCGACCTCGCGTCGAAGATCGAGGCCCGGGTGCCGCGAAGTTATGCGCACTGGATTGCGCCGGACTGTGACCAGTTCGTCCTGCTGCTCGAGGACATCTCACCCGCCCAGCCCGGCGATGAGTTCACCGCCCCGCAACCGACCGAGTTGCACGGCGTGATGACCAATCTCGCCGGGCTGCACGCTCCGTTGTGGAGCGGACCCTTTCCGGCGGGCGACAATCTGCTAGAACCGCCGACGGCGGCGGAGGGCCAGCATTACCAGCGGATCATCTCGCGCAATGTCGAGCACTTCCGCACAGCGATGGCGGTAGAGCCCGGAAGTGCAACGGACCGTGTCCTCGGCCGCTTCGTCGAGCGCGCCGACCGCTGGTGGGTGTCGGCCGGGCAGCCGATGAGTTTGGTGCACGGCGACTACCGGGTGGACAACATGTTGTTCCCGACGGACGGCGCGAACAGGCCGGTCGTGGTGGACTGGCAGACGGCGTTGGTCGCTCATCCGGGGCGCGACCTGGGTGGTTTTCTCGGCGCCTCGATCCCGACCGAGGTGCGGCGCGAACACCAGGACGATTTGCTTCGGACGTACCACGGGCGGTTGACCGAGCTCGGTGTATCCGATCACTCGCTCCAGGATTGCGTGACGGACCTGCGGTTGGGCGCCTTCCAAGGCCTGCACCACACCACGTCGATCGCGCGGGCGGTGGATATGAACGACCGCGGTTGGCAGCTGGTCACCACATGGCTCGACCGGCTGCTCGCCACCTTCGAGGACCTCGATTCGCTGGACGCCCTCGACGATTTGGAGGCACTGTCATGAATCCGCGCCCACCGCAACTCACCGACGCCGACGAGATGCTCGTCCACCAGCACGTCGGCACGTTCGCCGAAGTGGCGACAACCGATCCAGCTTGGACCGAACGGGTTTGGGCCGGCGCCGGTGACACGGATGGTCGGGTGCATGTGGCCTTCGGAATGGGCCGATACCTGAACCGCAACGTCTTCGACGGGTTCGGGATGGTCACTGTCGGGAAAACTCAGTACACCGTGCGCGGAAGCCGCCGCCTGTACCCGGAGCCAACTGTGACGGCGGTGGGACCGTTGCGGTACGAGGTGGTCGAGCCGCTGGCGGCGGTCCGCTGCGTTCTCGAGCCGAACGAGGTGCAGCCGATCGCGTTCGACCTGACGCTGCACGGGCACACCCGGCCGTGGACTGAACGCAACACCGTCGTGCGCGGATACCGCACCACCGACGACGTCACGCGCTACATCCAGACCGGCTCCGCCGAGGGCCGGATCGAGGTGGCCGGCACGGCCTACGAGCTGACCCGATCGAACTCCTTTCAGCTGCGCGACCATTCGTGGGGCATTCGACCGCACATCGGCCCGCCAGCCGCTGATGCACGACCGGACGAGATCGGTGCGGACACCAACTTCCGGTTGGCGTGGGCCCCCGGGTTGATCCGCGGACAGGGCGGCGACTACGCGATCCACCTCTCGCACTGGATCAGTGCAAGCCCCCGGGGCACCGTCGCCGAGGACAACACTCGTTTGGTCCGGCCGGACGGCACCCAGTTGGCGGCCACGGCCACCGACATGCGACACCGGTTCGATCCCGCGACGGGACGCGTGCTCGATGTGACATTCGACTGCGAGATGGCGGACGGGACGAAACGCCGCTTTGTCGTCGAACCGCTGGGCGGAGCCGCCTCGTGCTTGGGGCCCGGCCTGTACTACGGCTGGAAAGGGCATTACCACGGTGAGGACCGCGGCCGGTTGGCCGTCGATGGTGAGCGCATCGACGACATCGAGGAACCGGAGATTCAGCCGCAGCTGCATCAGCTGCGCCAGTCCGTCGCGCGGATCACCGATGAGACCACCGGCGAGAGCGGTTGGTGCGGATTGCAATCGGAGGCCGTCGGCCGGTTCCCGGAGCTGGGACTTCCCAGCCGAAACTACCGCTGACGCCGGCGAGAGCCCGTCGACGCCCGCGGTCGCCGGCGACGGGTATGATTTAACCTAGAATCAAAAATGTGCTATGCGGGCGGCCGCGACCCAAACAGGAGTGCTGATGAACGAGCCCACTGCGCCGACCATGGAGACGGCACGGTCGATGTGCGACGAACCGGCCGCGGTGGCGGATTGGCTCGTGGAGCACGGAGAAACGGTGCAGGGGCCGGTGAGCGTCGCGCGGGTGGGCTTCGGTCAATCCAACATCACCTCATGCGTCACCGACCGGTCCGGGCGGGAGTGGATCCTGCGGGAGCCCCCGCCCGGCAAGGCGGTGAGCACCGCCCACGACGTCCATCGCGAGGCCGGCATCATCTCCGCGCTGGCGGCCAGTGGAATTCCGGTGCCGCATGTCGTGGGCACCGGGCAGACAGCCGGCGGCGCACCCTTTTTCGTCATGCACCGCGTCGGTGGCCGCGCCTTGGAAACCGAGCGGGACGCCGAGTCGCTCACCCCCGACCAACGCCAGGACATCGGGCGGCAGGTGGCGTCCATCCTGGGCCGCCTGCACACCCTCGACCCCGCCGTTCTCGGCCTGCCTGAGCCCCGCTCGCCGTATCTCGAGCGGCAGATCCGGCGCGTCACCCAGGCGTGGGACGCCAACGGCCGCGACAGCCGCCACGATGCCGCGTGGCAGGCGCTGCGGGACAGCCTGGCGCAGGCCGCCCCGCCCCGGACACGCTCGGTGGTGATGCACGGCGATTTCCGATTGTCGAACACCTTGATCGATGACGGCACGGTCACCGCGGTGCTCGACTGGGAGTTGGCGGCCATCGGAGACCCGCTCGCGGATCTGGCCTGGCTGCTCGACGACTGGCGAGCACCGGAAGATCCGGCGATCGTGATGCCGAGTCCGACGCGCGCCGGGGGGTTCCCCGACCGTGAGGAGATGGTCCGCATCTACAGCGAGGCTTCCGGTGTGCCGATCGACCGGATCGACTACTACCGCGCCTTCTCCCAATGGCGGGCCGCCAGCCTGTTGCAGGGTGTCCTGGTCCGCCGCCGCAAGGGCATCATGGGGGACCACGGCGCCGTCGACCTCGATGACCTGGACGCCTCGATCGAGACGCTGCTGACCTCGGCCGCCGAACACCTGAAGGAGTGACCCGATGACTCCGGATCGTGTCGCGGCCCTGTGCGCGGAACGTGACCTGCTGCTCGAGACCTGCCACAGCCTCACCGATCGGCAATGGGCGACCCCCAGCCGGGCCGAGGGCTGGAGCGTGCAGGACATGGTGGCGCACATGGGGGCGGGCTGTCGTGCGATCTTCACCGTCGACGCGCTGAAGATTCTGCGCAGCAACGACATCGAGAAATCGAACGACATGCTGGTCGACCAGCGGCGCCGTCGCACTCCGGCACAGGTACTGGGTGAATACGAGCGATGGAGTCGGCGGCTGATCCGACTAGCCCGTGTGGTCGACGCGGGCCCGCTTGCGCGGATCCGGCTGCCGCTCGCCGAACTCGGGCGGTTCCCGGTGAACCTCGTGCTGTGCAGCGCCATGACCTTCGACCACTACACCCATCTGCGCCACGACATAGCGCCGGCGCTGGGGTTGCCCCCGCCGCCTTCGGAGGCGAACACCGTGGCGGTGGTCCTCGAATGGATGCTCGCGGTGCTCGCCAACCAATTGAAGGCCGCGGTGCACCCCTGGCTGGAGGCGCCGTTACGAATCAACCTCACCGGGCCGGGCGGCGGGAGCTGGACCGTGCAACCGGACGGCGCCGTCACCACGCAGCCCGGCGCGGCTGCCGCCGAGATCACGGCCTCCGCACTCGAATTCCCGGAATGGTCCACGCGACGGGTCGATTGGCGGCAACGCGACGTGACCGTCAGCGGAGACACCGGGTATGGGGAGCGGTTCCTGGATGCAGTAAACATCGTATGAGCATTGTCACGCGTCGGACCACGGGCCGCGTCACGTCCGGGATCGTTCGGATCCCAGGCACGCCGCCAGCACAGTGAGGAGTCACCATGACCATCAGGACGAAGTTCACCGAGGTATTCGGGGTCGAGCACCCCATTGCCCAGGGTGGTATGCAGTGGGTGGGTCGCGCGGAGTTGGTGGCCGCGGTGGCGAATGCGGGGGCGTTGGGTTTCATCACCGCGTTGACGCAGCCGACGCCGGCGGATCTGGCCAATGAGATCGCCAAGACGCGGGATCTGACCGACAAGCCGTTCGGGGTGAATCTGACGATTCTGCCGTCGATCAACCCGCCGCCGTATGACGAGTACCGGCAGGTGATCGTCGATTCGGGGATCAAGATCGTGGAGACGGCGGGGTCGAATCCGGCGCCGCATCTGCCGATGTTCCATGACAACGGGATCAAGGTGTTGCACAAGTGCACCTCGGTGCGGCATGCGGTCAAGGCGCAGAGTCTGGGTGTCGATGGCATCAGCATCGATGGTTTCGAGTGTGCGGGTCATCCGGGTGAGGACGATGTTCCGGGGTTGGTGTTGATTCCGGCGGCGGCCAATCAGATCGAGATTCCGATGATCGCCTCCGGTGGGTTCGGTGACGCCCGGGGCCTGGTGGCCGCGCTGGCGTTGGGTGCCGACGGCATCAACATGGGGTCGCGGTTCATGTGCACCGTCGAGTCGCCGATCCATCAGAACGTCAAGGAAGCCATCGTCGCCGGCAGTGAACTCGACACCGAGTTGATCTTCCGCCCGCTGCGCAACACGGGCCGGGTGGCCTCCAACGCGGTATCCCGCGAGGTGGTCGAAATCCTGGACCGCGGAGGCAAATTCGAGGACGTCAAGGACCTGGTCTCCGGAGCCCGTGGAAGCAGGGTATATGAGACCGGTGACCTGGACGCCGGGATCTGGTGGGTCGGCACCGTGATGGGCCTGATCAACGACATCCCGACCTGTGGCGAGCTGGTGTCCCGCATCGTGGCCGAGGCCGAGGAGCTGATCACCGAACGCCTGGGCGGCGCTGTCGTCGAAGCGGCGATCCGATGACAGCGTGCCGCGTCGATGAATCTCCGCCCGCCGCAACCGGTAAGGAGTCGGCCTGCCAAATACGCGAGCCGACCTCGGTCGAAGCGCGGTTCGGGCTGCACTCCTGCAACCCCCGCGGCGAGGACAGCCATAGCGACATCGAGCTCGGCGACTGGGCACTCGACGATCGAGGCCAGGTCCAGGCGGGCGTCCTGGCGGTGCTGGCAGACCACACGCTCGGCGAGGTCCCGTTTCTGCGCCGCCCACCCGCCACCTGGGCGGTGACCACCGAACTCACGATAGATTTCGCCCGGCCGGCCGAACCAGGGGAAACGCTGCATGCCCGGGCCACTCCGACGAGGATGGAACAGGGCGGCGGACTGGTACACGGTGTCATCACCGATGCCGACGAGTCGGTGGCGGCGTTGGCCACCACCCGTTGTGTCTTCGTCCCGGCGACCCGGGATGCCCCGCCGCCGCCCGCGCCGGGGGTCAAGACCGACCAAACGGCGACGTCCATCACCGAACATCTGGGCCTTGCACCGGTAGTCGGCGATGCCGGTGTCGGACTGCAGTTGCGCGACGTGGACAGCTGGGTGAATGATTTCGGCATTCTCCATGGCGGCATCTGGACATGCATGACCGAGACGGCCGCCGCCGCAGCGGTTTCGGAGCAGAACCAGAAGCTGAGTACCGCGCAGATCAAGACCGTGTTCTTTCGGTCCGCCCCGCTCGGCGCCACGGTGAACGTCTACGCCAGTCCGATCCATGTGGGCGGTCGCTTCGCCGTGGTGGAGGTATCCGGTCACACCGACGACGGCACGTTGTGCACCAAGTCGACGGTGACTTTCCGTGGTGTCTAGACCCGAAGCTGCCCGGGCGATGAGGGCGTGGCCCTGCGCAGGACATACAGGAGTGCCCCGCTGGAGTTCACGCCGCGAGTCAGCCCGGTACCCAATGACTCACTCGAATTCGTCTGTGCAGGCCGACCGGTCTTCGACGGAACACCGTCGAAGACCGGTGGCCGCGATCAGCGATTGCCCGCCAGGTCGCGGCCGATGATCTCCTTCATGATCTCGGTGGTGCCCGCGTAGATGGTCTGGACGCGGGTGTCGACGAACGCGCGGGCGACCGGATACTCGTTCATATACCCGTACCCGCCGTGCAGCTGCAGGCACCTGTCGATGACCCGCTTCTGTAGCTCGCTGACGAACCACTTGCCCTTCGCCGCGTCCACGGGGGAGAGCTCTCCCGCGTTGTAGGCGAGCACAGACTGATCGGCGTATGCCTGCGCGACGTCGATCTCGGTGGCCATGTCGGCGAGTTCGAATCGAACGTGCTGCTTGTCGATCAACGACGACCCGAAGGCGGTGCGTTCCTTGCAGTACTGGACGGTCAGGTCGAAGATCGCCCGGGCCGTTGCGATGGCGGTCGCGGTGACCCCGAGACGTTCACGGGGCAGGTGGCTCATCAAGTGGTTCAGGCCCGCACCTTCTTCACCGAGCAGGTTCTGCGCGGGAACCGCCGCATCGTGGAAGAACAACTCGGCAGTGTCCTGACCCGGTAGGCCGATCTTGTCGAGCTTGCGGCCGCGTTCGAATCCGGGGGTGTCCCGTTCGACGACGAACAGGCTCAGCCGTTCGTCGGTGCGGGCCGCCACCACGACCAGGTCGGCCATGATTCCACTGGAGATGAATGTCTTCTGGCCGTTGAGGATCCATTGGTCGCCGTCGCGGCGCGCGGTGGTGCGAATGCCTCTCAGGTCGCTGCCGGTGCCGGGCTCGGTCATCGCCAATGCGCCGATCAGGGACCCGTCGGCGAACCCGGGCAGCCAGCGTTGCTTCTGCTCCGCATTGGTCAGGTCGAGCAGATAGTGCAGGACCAGATCGTCCTGGAGAGCGACGGTGAGACCGAACGACAGGGCGTTGATCCGGGCGATCTCCTCGCACACCACCATCCGGTAGCGGTAATCCGATTCGCCCGCACCGCCGTACTCCTCGCCGATCTGCAGAGCGTAGAGGCCGGTCTTGGCCGCCCGGGCGAACACGTCGCGGTCGATCCAGCGGTTCTGATCCCAATCCTGGTGGTGCGGAACCACTTCGCGGGCCAGGAACTCGCGCACCGTCTCCCGGTAGGCCTCGTGGTCGGCCTCATACAGTGACCGCTGCATGTCAGATCCGTTCGATGATGGTGACGTTGGCCTGGCCGCCGCCCTCGCACATGGTCTGCAGGCCGTAACGACCGCCGGTGCGCTCGAGGTGGTGCAGCAGCGAGGTCATCAGGCGCGCTCCGGTGCACCCGATGGGGTGCCCCAGGGCGATGGCGCCACCGTTGGGGTTGACCCGCGCCGGGTCGGCCTCCAACTCGGCCAGCCAGGAGAGCACGACGGGGGCAAAGGCTTCGTTGATCTCGACGGCGTCGATGTCCCCGATCGACATCCCGGCGCGTTTCAGGGCGTGTTGGGTGGCCGGGATCGGTGCCGTCAGCATCATCACCGGATCGGCGCCGCGCACCGAGATGTGGTGGATTCGCGCGCGCGGGGTGAGGTTGAACCGGTCGACGGCGGCCTGCGAGGCCACCAGCAGCGCCGCGGCGCCGTCGGAGATCTGGCTGGCCACCGCAGCGGTGAGAACCCCGCCCTCGATGAGGGTGGGCAGCCCCGCCATCTTCTCCAGGGAGGTGTCCGCGCGGGGGCCCTCGTCGACCGTCGCGTTGGCGAACGGGGTGATCTCCTTGTCGAAGTAGCCGGCCTCAATGGCCGCCAGGGCACGACGGTGGCTTTCCAGCGCGAACTTCTCGTTGTCCTCGCGCGTCAGGTTCCACTGCTTGGCAATGAGTTCGGCGCCACGGAACTGGGAGATCTCCTGATCGCCGTAGCGGGCCGCCCAGCCTTCGCAATCGGTCCACGGGTCGGTGGAGCCGAAGGGTTCGCCCGCGCCGAAGGCGCTCAGGATGGGGAACTGGCTCATCTTCTGCACGCCGCCGGCCACAATCAGGTCGGCCGTTCCACTCATCACGCCCTGGGCGGCGAAATGCACTGCCTGCTGGGCGGATCCGCACTGCCGGTCGATGGTCACTCCGGGCACCGACTCGGGCAGGCCGGCCGCCAACGCCGCCGTGCGCGCGATGTCCCCGGCCTGAGCGCCGATGTTGTCCAGGCAACCCAGGATGACGTCGTCGATCGCGGCGGGGTCCACGTCGTGGCGTCCGACCAGCGTCTTGATCACGTGGGCAGCCATATCGGCAGGATGGGCGCCGGACAGGCCGCCGTTACGTCGCCCGACGGGCGTGCGGACCGCATCGACAATGAAGGCTTCAGTCATGGAATTAATTTAACATAGAATCGAAACCATGCCGATGTGGAGCCGACAACCGTCGCTCAGCTGTTCGCGGCTGGCGTCTTGCGCTTGGATTTCCGGCCCGTGGGCTCGTCCGGGGCCGGTAGTGGGGACAGGCTGTGCCGGACGAAGGTCTGGGCGTTGGCCACGATGGTGTCCAGCGATGCGCGGCGCGGGTCCCACCACTCAGCGGCCCAGTTCAGCGCGCCCACCACGAGCGCTTGCGCGAGCTTGTCGTCGATGTCGTCGCGCAGTTGTCCGTCGGCCCGCGCATCCGAGAACAGCTTGCGCCAGATGCGGTCGTAGGCCGCCGCCTCCTTTTTCTGGCGGCTACGCAGGTGTTCGGGGATCTGGCCGGAGTTCCGGATCGACGCGGTGGCGTAGTCGGACAGCTCGAGTTCGTGCCGAAGGTGAGTCTCGACGGCGAACACGATGCGCTCCATGGGGGGCGTCCCGTCCGGAAGTCGATCGAGTTCGGCGCGCAGATGCTGTCGCATGTCGCTGATCCCGGCGAACATCACTTCTTCGATGAGGTCTTCGCGAGAGGAGAAGTAGTAATAGATGGCCGGAGCCTGCAACTCGGCGTACTTGGCTACATCGGTCAGTCGGGTCCCGGCGTACCCCTTCTCGCTGAGGACTCGCGCCGTGGCGTCCAGGATCCGAATGCGAGTGAGCTCGGACTTCTTCGGGTCCGAGCTGTCGGAATCCACCGCCTGCTTTGCCGGTTTTCGGGCCATCGTCCGATTCTAGGGGAGCGATCCGTTCTGCTCGGCCTCTAGGAGCATGGTGGTTGCCACCGTGTTCCAGTGTTTGAGGTGCGGATCCTTCGTGGGATCGCGGTTGTCGAGCGCATAGGTCAGCGCCACGCCCCGCATGCTCGTGATGACCAGATCCCGCACCACGGGGTACGACGGGTGACTGGACAGCGCGGGGCCGAACAGTGCGTCGGCGGAGGCTCGGATGACCGAGCCCATGAGGTACTCCTTGGGCAGTAGGGCGAGTCGCAGGTCTTCGTGGGACCGCGCGGCGACCCACAGCTCGACCGAGGCCCAGAAGTACGGCTGAGAATAGGTCGCCCACATCGTGTCGATCGCTTCGGCGATCCGCTCGACGGGGTCAGCGGCCCACTGTGCGCGGGTCCCCAAGTTCGTCACCCATTCGAGCGCAAGGTGATGCACAGCGGCGACCAGAAGTTTGTCGCGAGAAGGAAAATGGTTGAGCAGCCCGCCTCGCGAAACCCCGGCTTCCTTCTGTATGCGCAGTGTTGACGTCTTCGCATAGCCGTGCTTGTCCAGCACGCGTACCGCCGCATCCAGGATCTTCTGCTGGGCGAGCCGGCTGCGTTCCTGCTGAGCGCGCCTGGGGCGCTCAGGATTCTCAGCCCCTGCTGTTCCGGGCGGGACAGTCACTGTGACCCCATTCGTGCTTCCTGTTTGGGCGGGAGTTTAGTCGCCCGAGGCCGTAAGCCGACTTTCTCCGACGTCAAGCGGCCCCGGGAAGCTCCAGTCTAAACAGTCAGCGGTAGCTAATTAACGGCAGCGTTGATTTGCCGCGGTTCGGTCATCGATCGCGATCACGGCGTTAGGTGGTGGGCAGCGCAGTCCACGAGGCGGTTTGGGGCCCGACGGCCGGCAGCGGCTCCGGGTTTTGCCAATCACTAGACAGTCAGCTCTGACTCTATTAGGTTGATCCCGTCGACATTCGGCGGCGAGGCGTCCGAGTGTGGGCCGTGATGGCGCGAGGATGCCGCGGCGGTCTTCCGGCCGGCGTGCGAGCGCGCATCGCCGGGGCGATAGGAGTCGCGCATTTAACCATGGGGGGGCAGGCTGTGCTGAATATTTATCAGAAAGTAAGTGATCGCCTTATGGCATGGGATGTCCCGGCCGGGTACTGGCCCGTGTGGTGCGCCGGCAGCGGCGCTGACGCGAAAGGTCCTGCGAGCGTGCGCGCTGCCTCCAGGTGGATGGCATGGTCGGCGACCAGCCGACCCCGTTCGCGAAATGATGCGGCAATCCCTGGCGGCAGCCTCCCTCGCGAACCTGATAAAAGCCTGCAGTGCAGGGAAGTTCGCGCGCCAAAGGGCTTGAGTCTGGTGGATGCTGCGGTGGGGGTGCGGCCGGCGGGAGTCTGCGCGCAGGCGGCTTTCGAGGGGGTTCTGACCGTCCCACCGCACCGTCACCCGTCGCTCCGACTGGGTGGCTGCTCCGGGTGCGGAGCGGGTTACTGAAGCCGCTTGATATCGCCTACTTTTTAGTCTAATTTCAATCGACATCACAGGACGGAACCAGTGTGGCGTACGCCACGTGGGATCGGTCGGGGTCAGACGAAGGGATCAGAGCTTGACCTTGCGCAGCACCGTCGCCAAGCCGATGGGGGCAGTCGGCGACTTCGTTGCCATGGCGGTCGACACCATGGTCGCGATACCGAGACGCCCCTTCGCCTGGCGCGAATTGATCCAACAGTGCTGGTTTGTGGCTCGGGTGTCGATCATGCCGACCCTGATGCTGTCGATTCCGTTCACCGTGCTGTTGGTGTTCACCTTCAACATCCTGTTGGTCGAGTTCGGCGCGGCGGACTTCTCGGGCACGGGTGCGGCCTTCGGCACCGTGACCCAGATCGGCCCGGTCGTCACGGTGCTCGTCGTCGCCGGTGCGGGCGCCACTGCCATGTGCGCCGACCTGGGAGCGCGGACGATCCGCGATGAACTCGATGCGTTGAAGGTCATGGGGATCGACCCCATCCAGGCACTGGTGGTGCCGCGCGTCCTGGCCGCGACCATTGTCGCGACGGCGTTGTCGTCCCTGGTGGTACTGGTGGGATTGGCCGGCGGATTCTCGTTCTCGGTCTTCGTGCAGAACGTCACGCCGGGCGCTTTCGTGGCCGGTCTCACCCTGATCACCGGCTTTGCGGACGTGGCGATCTGCCTCATCAAGGCGGCGCTGTTCGGCTTCGCGGCCGGTCTCATCGCTTGCTTCAAGGGCACGACGGCCGCGGGTGGTCCCGCCGGGGTCGGCAACGCCGTGAACGAGACGGTGGTGTACTCGTTCCTCGCGCTGTTCCTGATCAACATCCTGGCCACCGCCGTCGGCGTCAAGGCGACGCTGTGAGCACCGGGGTGTCGCGCGGGATGTCGCCGCGCCTACGTCGCCTCGGCAACGGGTTCCTGGACGGGTTGGCCCGACTGGGGGAGCAGGCGTACTTCTACGGCCGGACTTTTGCCTCGGTGGGTGATGCCTTCTTCCGCTACAAGACCGAGGTGGTTCGTCTCATCGCCCAGATGAGTCTGGGCGTGGGGGCGCTGGCGGTGGTCGGCGGCACCATCGTGATCGTTGCGTTCTTGACGCTGTCCACGGGCGCTCTTGTTGCGGTGCAAGGCTATAACCAGTTCGCGGACGTCGGCGTCGAAGCCCTGACCGGATTCGCCTCCGCCTACTTCAACGTCCGACTCATCGCGCCGCTGACCGCGGGCATCGCGCTGGCCGCCACCATCGGCGCCGGCGCCACCGCGCAACTGGGCGCCATGCGCATCAACGAGGAGATCGACGCCCTGGAGGTCATGGGCATCAGGTCATTGACGTATCTCGCATCGACACGACTGCTCGCCGGAGTGATCGTGGTGATACCGCTGTACTGCGTGGCGATCCTGATGTCCTTCGTCGCCGCGCGATTCGGGACCACCTTCGTCTACGGCCAGTCCACCGGCGTCTACGACCACTACTTCAACACGTTCCTGCAGCCGACGGACGTCATCTGGTCGTTCTTCCAGGCCGTCGTCATGGCCCTCGTGATCATGAGCGTGCACACCTACTACGGCTACACCGCAAGCGGCGGCCCGGCCGGCGTCGGTGAGGCAGTGGGCCGCGCGGTGCGGACGTCACTGATCAGCGCGGTTTTCGTCACCGTGTTCGTGTCCTTGGCCATCTATGGCCAGTCCGGCAACTTCAACCTCTCCGGGTAGTCGTAATGAATTCAGTAGGCGAAAACAGCCGGTCGCGGCTGATCACGTACGCCCTGTGCCTGGTCGCTGCCGTCGTGGTCCTGGTGGTGGTGTGCTCCATGCTCTTCGTGGGTGCCCACCGCTCCTATACCCCTGTCACTCTCACGTCCGACCGCACGGGCTTGGTGATGGAGCAGGGCGCGAAGGTCAAGCTGCGCGGCGTAGTGGTGGGGCAGGTGGGACAGATCGCCGGCGGCAAAGAGCCGGTGAGTCTGCGACTCGAGATCACACCAGACCAACTGCGCCACATCCCCGCCAACGTCGAGGCCGAGATCAAGGCGACGACCGCGTTCGGCGCCAAGTACGTCAACCTGGTCATCCCCGACGACCCGGCCGCCGAGACTCTGACCGAGGGCGCAATCCTCAAGTCACGCAACGTGAGTACCGAGGTCAACACGGTCTTCCAGAATCTGGTCGGCGTCCTCGACCAGGTCGATGTCTCCAAGCTGAACGCCACGCTCTCGGCCCTTGCCGACGGACTTCGCGGGCAGGGCGAACGGATCGGGGAGGCCACCACCAGCGCCAACCAGGTCCTGCAGGCGGTAAACCCCCGGATGGACACCGTGCGTGACAACTTCCAGGCACTGCAGGGCTTCAGTGACGCCTACAGCGTTGCGGCAGAAGACATCCTGAGAGTGCTGGATTCCGCGGCCACCACCAGCGCGACGATCACGGAGAAGTCGCAGACGCTCGAGGGCGTGCTCCTGGGCGCAATCGGCTTCGGCCAGTCCGGAGTCGACCTGCTCGCCCCCAACGCGGACAACCTCGTGCGTGCGATTCGGGCTCTCGAGCCCACCACCGACGTCCTGGAGAAGTACAGTCCCACCTACACCTGCCTGCTGCAAGGCTCGGTCGTCGCCCTCAAGACGGGGAACTACCCCGCCATGGGTGGCGCCAACGGCAAGTCGCTCATCGTCGACGCGGGGCTGTTGCTCGGCGACGACCCGTACCGCTTTCCGCAGAACTTGCCGATCATCGCCGCCAAGGGCGGACCGGGCGGCAAGCCCAGCTGCGGATCGCTCCCCGACG
This DNA window, taken from Mycolicibacterium sp. MU0050, encodes the following:
- a CDS encoding MCE family protein encodes the protein MNSVGENSRSRLITYALCLVAAVVVLVVVCSMLFVGAHRSYTPVTLTSDRTGLVMEQGAKVKLRGVVVGQVGQIAGGKEPVSLRLEITPDQLRHIPANVEAEIKATTAFGAKYVNLVIPDDPAAETLTEGAILKSRNVSTEVNTVFQNLVGVLDQVDVSKLNATLSALADGLRGQGERIGEATTSANQVLQAVNPRMDTVRDNFQALQGFSDAYSVAAEDILRVLDSAATTSATITEKSQTLEGVLLGAIGFGQSGVDLLAPNADNLVRAIRALEPTTDVLEKYSPTYTCLLQGSVVALKTGNYPAMGGANGKSLIVDAGLLLGDDPYRFPQNLPIIAAKGGPGGKPSCGSLPDAANKFPVRQVVTNTGFGTGLDIRPNPGIGFPGIANYFPVTKGVPEPPRIRHFGGPAPGPLPPYPGAPPYGAAQYGPDGAPLYPPPPGAPAP